The following are encoded together in the Pseudomonas maumuensis genome:
- a CDS encoding MerR family transcriptional regulator → MTDATSPDLLPMRDVVSLTGINPVTLRAWERRHGLIRPQRTEGGHRLYTPGDVQRIRDILHWTANGLPISKVGEMLAAQHHAPVQQDSAFHDWRAAVKRAAMAFDAWALEGVHGQLFTLLPKAIVLREVLLPVWQEMAAGRAFGERSQWLFLDSFLRARLLLRLQMNQADAPRVLLAGTEGHAELPLLCTGLLLSGEQQRVDVLGCGQPLEELPLVCAATQPAALVIAVQGPVSAGLARRLRALQMEIACPLALTGVADSQAALQGIPLRMLDEQGDDVAGMLNALLRGALDL, encoded by the coding sequence ATGACCGACGCCACCTCACCCGATTTACTGCCTATGCGCGACGTGGTCAGCCTGACCGGCATCAATCCGGTGACCTTGCGTGCCTGGGAGCGGCGCCACGGGCTAATCCGCCCGCAACGCACCGAGGGTGGCCATCGCCTGTACACGCCTGGCGACGTACAGCGCATCCGCGACATCCTGCACTGGACAGCCAACGGCCTGCCGATCAGCAAGGTCGGCGAAATGCTCGCCGCCCAGCACCACGCTCCCGTACAGCAGGACTCGGCCTTCCACGATTGGCGCGCCGCCGTGAAACGGGCGGCGATGGCATTCGATGCATGGGCGCTGGAAGGTGTCCATGGCCAGCTGTTCACGCTTCTGCCCAAGGCCATCGTGCTGCGTGAAGTGCTGCTGCCGGTGTGGCAGGAAATGGCGGCGGGCAGGGCTTTCGGGGAGCGCAGCCAATGGTTGTTCCTCGACTCGTTCCTGCGCGCCCGCCTGCTGCTGCGCCTGCAGATGAATCAGGCCGATGCGCCTAGGGTGCTGCTGGCCGGTACCGAGGGGCATGCCGAACTGCCGTTGCTGTGTACCGGCCTGCTGCTGAGCGGCGAGCAACAGCGCGTCGACGTGCTCGGCTGCGGGCAGCCGCTGGAGGAACTTCCCCTGGTGTGCGCGGCGACCCAGCCAGCGGCGCTGGTGATCGCGGTGCAGGGGCCGGTGAGCGCCGGCCTGGCCAGGCGACTGCGCGCGTTGCAGATGGAGATTGCCTGCCCGCTGGCCCTCACCGGGGTGGCGGATTCGCAAGCGGCGTTGCAGGGCATCCCGCTGCGTATGCTGGACGAGCAGGGGGATGATGTGGCGGGGATGCTCAACGCCTTGCTCAGGGGCGCCCTGGACCTGTAA
- a CDS encoding PAS domain-containing protein — MINAKLLQLMVEHSNDGIVVAEQEGHDSILIYANPAFERLTGYCADDILYQDCRFLQGQDQQQPGIAAIREAIRAGQPCRQVLRNYRQDGSLFWNELSITPVRNEADQLTYYIGIQHDVSAQVAAEQRVRELEAEVADLRRQLEAAGR; from the coding sequence ATGATCAACGCAAAACTCCTGCAACTGATGGTCGAGCACTCCAACGATGGCATCGTCGTCGCCGAGCAGGAGGGCCACGACAGCATCCTGATCTACGCCAACCCCGCCTTCGAGCGCCTCACCGGCTACTGCGCGGACGATATCCTCTACCAGGACTGCCGCTTTCTCCAGGGCCAGGATCAGCAGCAGCCGGGCATCGCAGCGATCCGCGAGGCGATCCGCGCGGGCCAGCCCTGCCGTCAGGTGCTGCGCAACTATCGCCAGGACGGCAGCCTGTTCTGGAATGAATTGTCCATCACCCCGGTGCGTAACGAGGCAGACCAGCTGACCTACTACATCGGCATCCAGCACGACGTTTCGGCGCAGGTCGCCGCCGAGCAACGGGTGCGCGAGCTGGAAGCCGAGGTCGCTGACCTGCGTCGTCAACTGGAGGCGGCCGGGCGCTGA
- a CDS encoding nuclear transport factor 2 family protein, with protein MSTYLQQFAERFAQLDGDHLDALENLYSEDITFRDPLHRIDGLKDLRAYFAQLYANAHDIRYVFAGADEVMPGQGYLRWTLQFRHPRLAGGRPVSLQGCSYLQWRDRVHFHQDFFDAGALLYEHIPLMGGAIRWLKGRLA; from the coding sequence ATGTCAACGTACCTGCAGCAATTCGCCGAGCGCTTTGCCCAGCTCGATGGGGACCACCTCGATGCGCTGGAAAACCTGTACAGCGAAGACATCACTTTCCGCGACCCGCTGCATCGGATCGATGGGCTGAAGGACCTGCGGGCTTACTTCGCCCAGCTGTACGCCAACGCCCATGACATCCGCTATGTCTTCGCCGGTGCCGACGAGGTGATGCCCGGACAGGGCTACCTGCGCTGGACCCTGCAGTTTCGTCACCCGCGGCTGGCCGGCGGTCGCCCGGTTTCCCTGCAAGGCTGCAGCTACCTGCAATGGCGCGACCGGGTGCATTTCCACCAGGACTTCTTCGACGCCGGCGCCCTGCTCTACGAGCATATTCCGCTGATGGGCGGGGCGATTCGCTGGCTCAAGGGGCGGTTGGCATGA
- a CDS encoding SDR family NAD(P)-dependent oxidoreductase codes for MSRCWLTGASSGIGAALAQCLLEQGHQVALGGRRTEQLVPFAERFPGQVLLANGDLDDPKQVAHIADRIRQAWGALDLAIFNAGTCEYLEPGRFDPELVERVMRTNLLGLSHCLAAALPLLRAGARPHLVVMGSSVTWLALPRAGAYGASKAAVRYLVESQRIDLAQQGIDVTLVSPGFVDTPLTRRNDFPMPQLWSAQRAARHIARRLPRRPLEINFPSLFTWGLRLLGALPARARLALGRRLARREAD; via the coding sequence ATGAGCCGCTGCTGGTTGACCGGTGCCAGCAGCGGCATCGGCGCGGCGCTCGCGCAGTGCCTGCTGGAGCAAGGCCACCAGGTTGCCCTGGGCGGGCGCCGGACCGAGCAACTGGTGCCGTTCGCCGAGCGCTTTCCCGGGCAGGTGCTGCTGGCAAATGGTGACCTGGACGATCCCAAGCAGGTCGCGCACATAGCAGACCGCATCCGTCAGGCCTGGGGCGCCCTGGACCTGGCGATCTTCAACGCGGGTACCTGCGAGTATCTGGAGCCCGGCCGGTTCGACCCGGAGCTGGTCGAGCGCGTGATGCGCACCAACCTGCTGGGTCTCAGCCATTGCCTGGCGGCCGCCCTGCCCCTGCTGCGGGCCGGCGCACGTCCTCACCTGGTGGTGATGGGCAGCTCGGTAACCTGGCTGGCCCTGCCCCGGGCCGGCGCCTATGGCGCGTCCAAGGCCGCCGTGCGCTACCTGGTGGAATCGCAGCGCATCGACCTGGCGCAGCAAGGTATCGACGTCACACTGGTCAGCCCAGGCTTCGTCGACACACCGCTGACCCGGCGCAACGACTTCCCGATGCCGCAGCTGTGGTCGGCCCAGCGCGCCGCCCGGCATATCGCCAGGCGGCTGCCGCGCCGGCCGCTGGAAATCAATTTTCCGAGCCTGTTCACCTGGGGATTGCGCCTGCTCGGCGCGCTGCCGGCGCGGGCGCGCCTGGCATTGGGCCGGCGTCTGGCACGCCGAGAAGCGGACTGA
- a CDS encoding NAD(P)/FAD-dependent oxidoreductase — MRIAIIGSGIAGLTCAYLLSRKHEVTVFEAAGWIGGHTHTIDVVWRGERHAIDTGFIVFNDWTYPHFIRLLEQLGVASQPTQMSFSVHDPRSGLEYNGHDLNTLFAQRRNLLSPGFWGMLRDILRFNRQALADLEQQRIDATTTLGAYLHERGYGLRFIEHYIVPMGSAIWSMSRADMHSFPLAFFVRFCRNHGLLSVNQRPQWRVVEGGSRSYVAPLCRTFAERIRLDCRVQRVGRDEGGVTLSSDAGTERFDNVVFACHSDQALALLEAPSVQERAVLGAIGYADNDVVLHTDTRLLPRRRNAWASWNYRLGGSEQAPAAVTYNMNILQGLQAATTFCVSLNQTALIDPAQILARFSYAHPQYSLAASAAQARQTQLQGQQHSYFCGAYWGNGFHEDGVVSALQVARHFGEQL; from the coding sequence ATGCGCATAGCCATCATCGGCAGCGGCATCGCAGGCCTGACCTGCGCTTACCTGCTGTCACGCAAGCACGAGGTGACGGTTTTCGAAGCCGCCGGCTGGATCGGTGGCCACACCCACACCATCGACGTGGTCTGGCGTGGCGAGCGCCATGCCATCGACACGGGGTTCATCGTCTTCAACGACTGGACCTATCCCCATTTCATCCGCTTGCTTGAACAACTCGGGGTTGCCTCGCAGCCGACGCAAATGAGTTTCTCCGTGCATGACCCGCGCAGTGGCCTGGAATACAACGGGCACGACCTGAACACATTGTTCGCCCAGCGCCGCAATCTCCTGTCGCCAGGCTTCTGGGGCATGCTGCGCGATATCCTGCGCTTCAACCGACAGGCCCTCGCCGACCTGGAACAACAGCGTATCGACGCCACCACCACCTTGGGCGCGTATCTTCACGAGCGCGGTTACGGCCTGCGGTTCATCGAGCATTACATCGTGCCCATGGGCTCGGCGATCTGGTCGATGTCCCGTGCCGACATGCACAGCTTCCCGCTGGCGTTCTTCGTGCGCTTCTGCCGCAACCATGGCTTGCTCTCGGTGAACCAGCGCCCGCAGTGGCGTGTGGTCGAGGGCGGCTCGCGCAGCTATGTCGCCCCGCTTTGCCGAACCTTCGCCGAGCGTATCCGCCTCGACTGCAGGGTGCAGCGGGTCGGTCGCGACGAAGGCGGTGTCACCCTGTCCAGCGACGCCGGCACCGAGCGCTTCGACAACGTGGTGTTCGCCTGCCACAGCGACCAGGCTCTGGCCCTGCTGGAAGCCCCGAGCGTGCAGGAGCGTGCGGTGCTGGGCGCCATCGGCTATGCCGACAACGACGTGGTGCTGCACACCGACACCCGCCTGCTGCCACGCCGCCGCAACGCCTGGGCCAGCTGGAACTACCGGCTGGGCGGCTCCGAGCAGGCGCCGGCCGCGGTGACCTACAACATGAACATCCTGCAGGGTCTCCAGGCAGCGACGACCTTCTGCGTCAGCCTGAACCAGACCGCGCTGATCGACCCTGCGCAGATCCTCGCCCGCTTCAGCTACGCCCACCCGCAGTACAGCCTGGCGGCATCCGCCGCGCAGGCCCGGCAAACACAACTGCAAGGCCAGCAGCACAGCTACTTCTGCGGCGCCTACTGGGGCAACGGCTTCCATGAGGATGGTGTCGTCAGTGCGTTGCAGGTGGCCAGGCACTTTGGAGAACAGCTGTGA
- a CDS encoding DUF1365 domain-containing protein — MNSGLCLGWLSHRRLSPRPHAFRYRIGLFYLDLDEQAWLMGLSRWLGRWRLAPLCWRETDYLPTLTRQGQSLAQAARLLVSQATGQMPDGPVRLLAQLRCWGLSFNPVSFYFCHDRDGHLAAILLEVRNTPWRQRFHYVLPTHGDQAKTFAMAKRFHVSPFMPLDMDYRLRFHLDPAQVRIHMENWQGGQKVFEADLALKRRPLDRKAVHGYILAFPWMSLRTVTAIYWQALCLFVKRMPIHDHTASRDDLALGHPCEDPDHVRSDPER, encoded by the coding sequence GTGAACAGCGGCCTGTGCCTGGGCTGGCTCAGTCATCGGCGCCTGAGCCCAAGGCCTCATGCCTTCCGTTACCGGATCGGCCTGTTCTACCTGGATCTGGACGAGCAGGCCTGGCTGATGGGCCTGTCGCGCTGGTTGGGACGTTGGCGCCTGGCCCCGCTGTGCTGGCGCGAAACCGACTACCTGCCGACCCTCACCCGCCAAGGTCAGTCGCTGGCCCAGGCCGCACGCCTGCTGGTGAGCCAGGCCACGGGGCAAATGCCCGACGGGCCGGTACGCCTGCTGGCCCAGCTGCGCTGCTGGGGGCTGTCGTTCAATCCGGTGAGCTTCTATTTCTGCCATGACCGCGACGGGCACCTGGCGGCGATCCTGCTGGAGGTGCGCAATACCCCGTGGCGTCAGCGTTTCCACTACGTGCTGCCGACGCACGGCGATCAGGCGAAAACGTTCGCCATGGCCAAGCGCTTTCATGTGTCGCCGTTCATGCCCTTGGACATGGACTATCGCTTGCGCTTTCACCTGGACCCGGCGCAGGTACGCATCCACATGGAGAACTGGCAAGGCGGCCAGAAAGTGTTCGAGGCCGACCTGGCCCTGAAGCGCCGACCGCTGGATCGCAAAGCCGTGCATGGCTACATCCTGGCCTTTCCCTGGATGAGCCTGCGCACCGTTACGGCCATCTACTGGCAAGCCCTGTGCCTGTTCGTCAAACGCATGCCCATCCACGACCACACCGCCAGCCGGGACGACCTGGCGCTCGGCCACCCCTGCGAGGACCCCGATCATGTCCGATCCGACCCTGAGCGTTAG
- a CDS encoding SAM-dependent methyltransferase: protein MSDPTLSVSKSTGLAPLLGGLARNAVLAQLGKLRHGHLRLLCHGRQWAFGDPGSALQAEVEILEDAAWSLIAGNGSVGAGEAYIHGYWRSPDLALVTRLFVANLDVLDALEGGLARLGRPALRLLHRLNRNNRRGARRNILAHYDLGNTLFEQLLDPTMMYSAAQFEYPGQSLEQAQRRKLERICQKLELSAQDHLLEIGCGWGSLAIHAATCYGCRVTTTTLSQAQYTYTLQRVKALGLEQRVTVLCDDYRDLTGTFDKLVSIEMIEAVGHRYLPVYFRQCASLLKPDGLMLLQAITIRDQRYAQARRSVDFIQRYIFPGGALPSLSVLLDTASHRTALNLVHLEDFGVDYALTLRHWRDNLRQARTTLAALGYDEAFQRLWEFYLCYCQGGFEERAIGVAQLLWAAPQARRAPLPGH, encoded by the coding sequence ATGTCCGATCCGACCCTGAGCGTTAGCAAGTCCACGGGCCTGGCGCCGTTGCTTGGCGGCTTGGCGCGCAACGCCGTGCTCGCCCAGCTGGGCAAGCTGCGCCATGGCCATTTGCGGCTGCTCTGCCATGGTCGGCAGTGGGCGTTCGGCGATCCCGGCAGCGCGCTGCAGGCCGAGGTGGAGATTCTCGAGGACGCCGCCTGGAGCCTGATCGCCGGCAATGGTTCGGTCGGTGCGGGCGAAGCCTACATCCATGGTTACTGGCGCAGCCCGGACCTGGCGTTGGTCACCCGCCTGTTCGTGGCCAACCTCGATGTGCTCGACGCCCTCGAGGGCGGCCTGGCGCGCCTGGGCCGCCCTGCCCTACGGCTGCTGCACCGGCTGAACCGCAACAACCGGCGCGGCGCCCGGCGCAACATCCTGGCCCATTACGACCTGGGCAATACCCTGTTCGAGCAACTGCTGGACCCGACCATGATGTATTCGGCCGCGCAGTTCGAGTACCCCGGGCAATCGTTGGAGCAGGCTCAGCGGCGCAAGCTGGAGCGGATCTGCCAGAAGCTCGAGCTCAGTGCGCAGGATCACCTGCTGGAGATCGGCTGCGGCTGGGGCAGCCTGGCGATCCACGCGGCCACCTGCTATGGCTGCCGGGTGACCACCACGACCCTGTCGCAGGCGCAGTACACCTACACCCTGCAACGGGTGAAGGCCCTTGGGCTGGAGCAGCGGGTAACGGTGTTGTGCGATGACTACCGCGACCTGACCGGGACTTTCGACAAGCTGGTCTCCATCGAGATGATCGAAGCCGTGGGCCACCGCTACCTGCCGGTGTACTTCCGCCAGTGCGCGTCACTGCTCAAGCCCGACGGGCTGATGCTGCTGCAGGCCATCACCATCCGTGACCAGCGCTACGCCCAGGCGCGGCGTTCGGTGGACTTTATCCAGCGCTACATCTTCCCCGGCGGCGCCTTGCCCTCGCTGAGCGTGCTGCTGGACACCGCCAGCCATCGCACCGCGCTCAACCTCGTACACTTGGAGGACTTCGGCGTCGACTATGCCCTGACCCTGCGACATTGGCGCGACAACCTGCGCCAGGCGCGCACCACACTGGCAGCGCTGGGTTATGACGAGGCTTTTCAGCGACTGTGGGAGTTTTACCTGTGCTACTGCCAGGGGGGGTTCGAAGAGCGGGCCATTGGCGTGGCGCAACTGCTGTGGGCGGCGCCCCAGGCGCGGCGGGCGCCGTTGCCCGGGCACTGA
- a CDS encoding DUF2878 domain-containing protein: MPARWLIANALWLQVGWWACVLGATTPWLLLLVPLGLAMHLKLCPARNTEVRTLLRVTLVGCMLDGLLGAIGLFRFEAWPLPLWLALLWLVLASGLRHSLAWAGRPFWRGAAVGALGGPLAYVGGARLADVALPLGPVVTGWLLVPVWALALPLLVRLALRR, translated from the coding sequence ATGCCCGCCCGCTGGCTGATCGCCAATGCGCTGTGGTTGCAGGTCGGCTGGTGGGCCTGCGTGCTGGGTGCAACGACCCCCTGGCTATTGCTGCTGGTGCCGCTGGGCCTGGCCATGCATTTGAAACTGTGCCCTGCCCGCAACACCGAAGTCAGAACACTGTTACGCGTGACCTTGGTCGGTTGCATGTTGGACGGCCTGCTGGGGGCGATAGGGTTGTTTCGTTTCGAGGCTTGGCCACTGCCCTTGTGGCTGGCGTTGCTGTGGCTGGTGCTGGCCAGCGGCTTGCGCCACAGCCTGGCCTGGGCGGGGCGGCCGTTCTGGCGCGGTGCGGCAGTTGGCGCGCTGGGTGGCCCGCTGGCGTACGTGGGCGGTGCCAGGCTGGCCGATGTCGCCTTGCCGCTGGGGCCTGTGGTGACAGGCTGGCTGCTGGTGCCGGTCTGGGCACTGGCACTGCCCTTGCTGGTACGCCTCGCGCTGCGACGTTGA
- a CDS encoding DUF3833 domain-containing protein, with amino-acid sequence MYKALLLAGCLLLGSCGNVGVEHYAGEQPKLDLAAFFSRPVQAWGMFQKRSGEVVKRFHVRIDSRRDGDRLILDEQFLYSDGTRQQRTWTLVPEGPDRWRGTAGDVIGEARGEVAGNALRWRYQLDLPVDGRHWQVDLDDWMYLMDDDTLINRSRMSKLGVEIGQITLFFRRLPAGTP; translated from the coding sequence ATGTACAAAGCATTGTTGTTGGCCGGGTGCCTGTTGCTGGGCAGCTGCGGCAACGTCGGCGTCGAGCACTACGCCGGCGAGCAACCCAAGCTGGACCTGGCGGCCTTCTTTTCGCGCCCGGTGCAGGCCTGGGGCATGTTCCAGAAGCGTTCCGGGGAGGTAGTGAAGCGTTTCCATGTGCGTATCGACAGCCGCCGCGACGGCGATCGACTGATCCTCGACGAGCAATTTCTCTACAGCGACGGTACCCGCCAGCAGCGCACCTGGACGCTGGTCCCCGAGGGCCCTGATCGCTGGCGTGGCACCGCTGGCGACGTGATCGGCGAGGCCCGTGGCGAAGTGGCCGGCAATGCGCTGCGCTGGCGTTACCAACTGGACCTGCCTGTCGACGGGCGGCACTGGCAGGTAGACCTGGACGACTGGATGTACCTGATGGACGACGACACCCTGATCAACCGCTCGCGCATGAGCAAGCTGGGCGTGGAGATCGGCCAGATCACCCTGTTTTTCCGCCGCCTGCCGGCGGGCACGCCCTGA
- a CDS encoding chalcone isomerase family protein: MVSTGRLTCLCLLLMSLTSVSADWRATLPAAQRLGEGEFTWFGLRLYSARLWADGPVLDWSRPFALELTYHRSLSRKTLVKASVEEMRRLGAGSVTAQQLDAWSREMQAAFVDVRPGMRITGVYLPQKGCRFYIDGRLRHEVADVAFAQAFFAIWLDPRARDPQLRQRLLGLAGNDRGH, translated from the coding sequence ATGGTTTCCACCGGACGATTGACCTGCCTCTGCCTGCTGCTGATGTCGCTTACCTCGGTCAGCGCGGACTGGCGAGCCACGCTTCCGGCGGCGCAACGGCTGGGTGAAGGCGAGTTCACCTGGTTCGGCCTGCGCCTGTACAGCGCCCGTCTGTGGGCCGACGGACCGGTGCTGGACTGGAGTCGGCCATTCGCCCTGGAGCTGACCTACCACCGGTCGTTGTCCCGTAAAACGCTGGTCAAGGCCAGCGTGGAAGAGATGCGCCGTCTTGGCGCCGGCAGCGTCACGGCGCAACAGCTCGACGCATGGTCCCGTGAGATGCAAGCGGCATTCGTGGATGTGCGTCCCGGTATGCGCATCACGGGGGTGTATCTCCCGCAAAAGGGCTGCCGCTTCTACATCGATGGCCGGCTGCGCCATGAAGTGGCCGACGTGGCTTTTGCCCAGGCCTTCTTCGCCATCTGGCTGGACCCGCGGGCTCGGGATCCGCAACTGCGTCAGCGCCTGCTCGGCCTGGCCGGCAACGATCGAGGACACTGA
- a CDS encoding SDR family NAD(P)-dependent oxidoreductase has protein sequence MSLITNLHSPANVLVCGASQGIGLALCEQLLPREDVGLLIAVSRQATRSPLLDTLALTHGHRLMRIDCDARDEQALQALAAQVQASCAQLNLVISTLGVLHEPPVRAEKSLAQLDMAGLQASFVSNCFAPILLLKHLLPLLRQQPVTFAALSARVGSIGDNHLGGWYSYRASKAALNQLLRTASIELKRLNPASTVLALHPGTTDTQLSRPFQGNVPIEKLFSPAFAARCILELVGQHGPSQTGTFWAWDGRPIPW, from the coding sequence ATGAGCCTCATCACCAACCTGCACAGCCCCGCAAACGTGCTGGTCTGCGGCGCCAGCCAAGGCATCGGCCTAGCCCTGTGCGAACAACTGCTGCCACGCGAAGACGTGGGCCTGCTGATCGCCGTGTCGCGCCAGGCAACCCGTAGCCCCCTGCTCGATACTCTGGCCCTGACACATGGCCACAGGTTGATGCGCATCGACTGCGATGCTCGGGATGAACAGGCATTGCAAGCACTGGCAGCGCAGGTCCAGGCCAGCTGTGCGCAGTTGAACCTGGTCATCAGTACTCTCGGCGTGCTCCACGAGCCTCCGGTACGCGCCGAGAAGTCGCTGGCGCAACTGGACATGGCAGGGTTGCAAGCCAGCTTCGTCAGCAACTGCTTCGCCCCTATCCTGCTGCTCAAGCACCTGCTGCCATTGCTGCGCCAGCAACCGGTCACCTTCGCCGCCCTGTCGGCCCGGGTCGGCTCGATCGGCGACAACCACCTTGGCGGCTGGTACAGCTACCGCGCCAGCAAGGCCGCGCTCAACCAGCTGTTGCGCACGGCCAGCATCGAACTCAAACGGCTCAATCCCGCGTCGACAGTCCTTGCCTTGCACCCCGGGACCACTGACACCCAGCTCTCGCGCCCCTTCCAGGGCAATGTGCCAATCGAAAAGCTGTTCTCGCCAGCGTTTGCCGCCCGTTGCATCCTCGAACTTGTCGGCCAGCACGGACCATCGCAGACCGGTACCTTCTGGGCCTGGGATGGCAGGCCGATTCCCTGGTGA
- a CDS encoding putative quinol monooxygenase, translating to MNKQDHPLVSLAILKAKPGQAGALKEALLALIEPTRAEPGNRDYMLFERSDEPGTFYMREAFDHQQALDTHLATEHFQRFAEQADRLLAEPLQLIFLDPVSSVVAPHP from the coding sequence GTGAACAAACAAGACCATCCCCTCGTTTCCCTTGCCATCCTCAAGGCCAAGCCAGGCCAGGCGGGAGCCCTGAAAGAGGCCTTGCTGGCCCTGATCGAGCCGACCCGGGCCGAGCCCGGCAACCGTGATTACATGTTGTTCGAGCGCAGCGATGAGCCCGGGACGTTTTACATGCGTGAAGCGTTCGACCATCAACAGGCCCTGGACACCCACCTGGCCACCGAACACTTTCAACGTTTTGCCGAGCAGGCTGACCGGCTGCTGGCGGAGCCGTTGCAACTGATCTTCCTTGACCCAGTGTCCAGCGTCGTTGCGCCCCATCCCTGA
- a CDS encoding dTMP kinase produces MSRSLFISLDGPKGTGKTTLLEAVTQALRADNRKVIRICEKKSDPYRGETMALVNQFVRQPCRDLELKVCERLADSRAWISRHVLAKQPTDSIILIDRWYPSDAAFRRLVPFAEILRLNIERNVRVPDLHVGVVTDPEVSWNRAAARSRGLSSTVMHALEEHVACTEAFERVVADQGWVLCRNEGTLEEATRALVSEIRRLL; encoded by the coding sequence ATGAGTCGTTCGTTGTTCATTTCGCTGGATGGGCCCAAGGGCACCGGCAAGACCACGCTGCTGGAAGCCGTCACCCAAGCGCTGAGGGCGGACAACAGGAAGGTGATCCGCATCTGCGAGAAGAAAAGCGATCCCTACCGGGGCGAAACCATGGCCCTGGTCAACCAGTTCGTCAGGCAACCCTGCCGAGACCTGGAATTGAAGGTTTGTGAGCGCCTGGCGGACAGCCGTGCCTGGATTTCCCGGCACGTGCTGGCCAAGCAGCCGACGGACAGCATCATCCTGATCGATCGCTGGTACCCGTCCGATGCGGCGTTTCGCCGGCTGGTGCCGTTTGCCGAGATCCTGCGGTTGAACATCGAACGCAACGTGCGGGTGCCGGACCTGCATGTGGGTGTTGTTACCGACCCTGAAGTCTCGTGGAACAGGGCAGCAGCACGGTCGCGGGGGTTGAGCAGCACGGTGATGCACGCGCTGGAGGAGCATGTCGCATGCACCGAAGCGTTCGAGCGAGTGGTTGCCGATCAAGGGTGGGTTTTGTGTCGTAACGAAGGAACGCTTGAAGAGGCGACAAGGGCGTTGGTATCTGAGATCCGTCGCCTGCTTTGA
- a CDS encoding proline iminopeptidase-family hydrolase: MELTQSREGFAPFGDYQTWYRVTGDLACGRTPLVILHGGPGCTYDYVDAYKDVAAGGYPVIHYDQLGNGRSTHLPQMPPSFWTVKLFLEELDNLLEHLGISQRYALLGQSWGGMLASEHAVRQPRGLRCLVIANSPADMRTWVREANRLREELPKDVQETLLRHEAVGDYTAADYIAATQVFYDRHVCRLKPWPEEVARTFAQVEADPTVYHAMTGPNEFHIIGSTKDWTIVDRLPRINVPSLLISGRYDEATPLVVKPYLDLIPGIRWALFENSSHMPHVEERVACMGTVVKFLDESL, encoded by the coding sequence ATGGAACTCACCCAATCGCGTGAAGGTTTTGCCCCCTTTGGCGACTACCAGACCTGGTATCGCGTCACCGGCGACCTGGCCTGTGGCCGCACACCGTTGGTCATTCTGCACGGCGGCCCGGGCTGCACCTACGACTATGTCGATGCCTACAAGGATGTCGCCGCGGGCGGCTATCCGGTCATTCACTACGACCAGCTGGGCAACGGTCGCTCGACCCACTTGCCGCAGATGCCGCCGTCGTTCTGGACGGTGAAGCTGTTCCTCGAGGAGCTCGACAACCTCCTCGAGCACCTGGGCATCAGCCAGCGCTACGCGCTGTTGGGCCAGTCCTGGGGCGGCATGCTCGCCAGTGAACACGCGGTGCGTCAGCCCAGGGGCCTGCGCTGCCTGGTGATCGCCAATTCGCCGGCCGACATGCGCACCTGGGTGCGCGAGGCCAACCGCCTGCGTGAGGAACTGCCCAAGGATGTCCAGGAAACCCTGCTACGCCACGAGGCCGTAGGCGACTACACCGCGGCCGACTACATCGCCGCCACCCAGGTGTTCTACGACCGCCACGTGTGCCGGCTCAAGCCCTGGCCGGAAGAGGTGGCGCGCACCTTCGCCCAGGTGGAGGCCGACCCGACCGTGTACCACGCCATGACTGGGCCCAACGAGTTCCACATCATCGGCAGCACCAAGGACTGGACCATCGTCGACCGCCTGCCGCGCATCAATGTGCCGAGCCTGTTGATTTCGGGCCGCTACGACGAAGCGACGCCGCTGGTGGTCAAGCCGTACCTGGACCTGATCCCAGGCATCCGCTGGGCATTGTTCGAGAACTCCAGTCACATGCCGCATGTGGAAGAGCGGGTGGCATGCATGGGCACCGTGGTCAAGTTCCTCGACGAAAGTCTGTAG